A part of Odontesthes bonariensis isolate fOdoBon6 chromosome 23, fOdoBon6.hap1, whole genome shotgun sequence genomic DNA contains:
- the nog2 gene encoding noggin-2: MGLSQTLLVYVLVCVHLGVSQHFLRLRPSPSDNLPVPDLKEDPDPEYDPREQDLAERTLRKKLGSNFDPNFMSISSPMLVNLSAPDNQVKLQGPMPNEIKKLDLTETPYGKRVKVGKKARRKFLQWLWTYTHCPVVYTWKDLGVRFWPRYIKEGNCFSERSCSFPEGMSCKPVKSITKIFLRWYCQGFLRQKYCTWIQVQYPIISECKCSC, encoded by the coding sequence ATGGGCCTCTCACAAACGCTGCTCGTTTACGTGCTGGTGTGCGTTCACCTTGGAGTTTCCCAGCATTTCCTTCGCCTCCGTCCATCGCCCAGTGATAACCTTCCCGTCCCCGACCTGAAGGAGGACCCCGATCCGGAGTACGACCCCCGGGAGCAGGACTTGGCCGAGAGAACTCTGAGGAAAAAACTCGGCAGCAACTTTGACCCCAACTTCATGTCCATCAGCTCGCCCATGCTGGTGAACCTCTCCGCGCCAGACAACCAGGTGAAGCTGCAGGGGCCCATGCCTAACGAGATTAAAAAGCTGGACCTCACAGAGACCCCCTATGGAAAGCGGGTAAAAGTGGGCAAGAAAGCCCGCAGGAAATTCCTGCAGTGGCTGTGGACCTATACGCACTGCCCTGTGGTGTACACCTGGAAGGATTTGGGCGTGAGGTTCTGGCCACGATACATCAAGGAGGGAAACTGTTTCTCTGAGCGCTCTTGCTCCTTCCCTGAGGGGATGTCATGCAAACCCGTCAAGTCAATCACCAAGATTTTCCTGCGGTGGTATTGCCAAGGGTTTCTAAGACAGAAATACTGTACGTGGATACAGGTGCAATACCCAATCATCTCAGAGTGCAAGTGCTCGTGCTGA